A stretch of Cytophagia bacterium CHB2 DNA encodes these proteins:
- a CDS encoding aminotransferase class III-fold pyridoxal phosphate-dependent enzyme: MLTDFLTYLCQTSPEPLGLEIDRAQGIYLFTREGKRYIDFISGIGVANIGHGHPNVLAALQA; this comes from the coding sequence ATGCTAACGGATTTTCTAACCTATCTCTGTCAAACCTCGCCGGAGCCGCTCGGTCTCGAGATTGATCGCGCGCAGGGCATTTATTTGTTTACGCGCGAGGGCAAACGCTACATTGATTTTATTTCCGGCATCGGCGTTGCCAATATCGGCCATGGTCATCCCAACGTGCTGGCCGCGCTTCAGGC